The Drosophila biarmipes strain raj3 chromosome 2L, RU_DBia_V1.1, whole genome shotgun sequence genome has a window encoding:
- the LOC108027921 gene encoding ionotropic receptor 25a translates to MTVVNLKTSKSVWLLGLLFLLGSLSWEIAAQTTQNINVLFINEVDNEPAAKAVDVALTYLKKNIRYGLSVQMDSIEANKSDAKVLLENICNKYATSIEKKQTPHLILDTTKSGIASETVKSFTQALGLPTISASYGQEGDLRQWRDLDEAKQKYLLQVMPPADIIPEVIRSLVRHLNITNAAILYDDTFIMDHKYKSLLQNIQTRHVITAIAKDGKREREEQIEKLRNLDINNFFILGNLQSIRLVLESVKPAYFERNFAWHAITQNEGEISSQRDNATIMFMKPMAYTQYRDRLGLLKTTYNLNEEPQLASAFYFDLALRSFLTIKEMLQSGAWPKDMEYINCDDFQGGNTPLRNVDLREYFTKISEPTSYGTFDLVTQPRQPFNGYSYMKFEMDINVLQIRGGSSVNSKSIGTWTAGLDSPLVVKDEEQMRNLTADTVYRIFTVLQAPFIMRDETAPKGYKGYCIDLIDEIAGIVHFDYTIQEVEDGKFGNMDEKGEWNGIVKKLIDKQADIGLGSMSVMAEREIVIDFTVPYYDLVGITIMMQRPSSPSSLFKFLTVLETNVWLCILAAYFFTSFLMWIFDRWSPYSYQNNREKYKDDEEKREFNLKECLWFCMTSLTPQGGGEAPKNLSGRLVAATWWLFGFIIIASYTANLAAFLTVSRLDTPVESLDDLAKQYKILYAPLNGSSAMTYFERMANIEQMFYEIWKDLSLNDSLTPLERSKLAVWDYPVSDKYTKMWQAMQEASLPATLDEAVARVRNSTAATGFAFLGDATDIRYLQLTNCDLQVVGEEFSRKPYAIAVQQGSHLKDQFNNAILTLLNKRQLEKLKEKWWKNDEAQAKCEKPEDQSDGISIQNIGGVFIVIFVGIGMACITLVFEYWWYRYRKNPRIIDVAEATGERSDVKDHPGKMADGVILGHTGEKFEKSNAALRPRFNQYPATFKPRF, encoded by the exons ATGACTGTGGTGAACCTTAAAACTTCCAAGAGTGTTTGGCTGCTCggacttttatttttattaggcTCCTTGAGTTGGGAGATCGCTGCGCAAACTACTCAGAACATCAATGTGT TGTTCATCAACGAGGTGGACAATGAGCCGGCGGCCAAGGCGGTGGACGTGGCGCTCACCTACTTGAAGAAGAACATCCGCTACGGACTCTCGGTGCAGATGGACTCCATAGAGGCGAACAAATCGGATGCCAAAGTGCTGCTGGAGAACA TTTGTAACAAGTACGCCACCAGCATTGAGAAGAAACAGACGCCCCACCTGATCCTGGACACCACCAAGTCGGGAATAGCCTCGGAAACGGTGAAGAGCTTCACCCAGGCCCTGGGACTGCCCACCATAAGTGCCTCCTATGGCCAGGAGGGCGATTTGAGGCAGTGGCGCGACTTGGACGAGGCAAAGCAGAAGTATCTGCTGCAGGTAATGCCGCCGGCAGATATCATTCCCGAGGTCATTCGGAGTTTGGTGAGGCATCTCAATATTACCAATG CTGCCATTCTGTACGACGACACCTTCATAATGGACCACAAGTACAAGTCCCTGCTGCAGAACATCCAAACCCGCCATGTCATCACCGCCATAGCCAAGGATGGAAAGCGGGAGCGCGAGGAGCAGATCGAGAAGTTGAGGAACCTGGACATAAATAACTTCTTTATCCTGGGCAACCTGCAGTCGATTCGCCTGGTCCTGGAATCCGTAAAGCCGGCGTACTTCGAGCGTAACTTCGCCTGGCATGCCATCACCCAGAACGAGGGAGAGATCAGCAGTCAGAGGGATAATGCCACCATTATGTTCATGAAGCCCATGGCGTACACGCAGTACAGGGACCGCCTGGGACTGCTGAAGACCACCTACAATCTAAACGAAGAGCCCCAGTTGGCATCGGCTTTCTACTTTGACCTGGCGCTCAGGAGTTTCCTCACCATTAA AGAAATGTTACAATCTGGCGCCTGGCCCAAGGACATGGAGTACATAAACTGCGATGACTTTCAGGGTGGCAACACGCCTCTGAGGAACGTGGATCTGCGGGAGTACTTCACCAAG ATTAGCGAGCCGACATCCTACGGAACCTTCGATCTCGTCACGCAACCCCGGCAGCCCTTCAACGGCTACAGCTACATGAAGTTCGAAATGGACATAAACGTGCTGCAGATTCGTGGCGGCAGCTCGGTGAACAGCAAATCGATTGGCACCTGGACAGCTGGGCTGGACTCACCCCTGGTGGTCAAGGATGAGGAGCAGATGAGGAACCTAACCGCGGATACGGTCTATCGAATCTTCACTGTTTTG caAGCCCCCTTCATAATGCGCGATGAGACGGCTCCAAAGGGTTACAAGGGATACTGCATAGATCTGATCGACGAGATAGCTGGGATCGTTCACTTCGACTACACCATCCAGGAGGTGGAGGACGGCAAGTTCGGCAACATGGACGAGAAGGGCGAATGGAACGGCATTGTGAAGAAGTTGATTGACAAACAGGCGGACATTGGCCTGGGCAGCATGTCTGTGATGGCGGAGCGGGAGATCGTGATAGACTTTACGGTTCCCTACTACGACCTGGTGGGGATCACCATCATGATGCAGCGACCCAGCTCGCCCAGTTCGCTGTTCAAGTTCCTCACCGTCTTGGAGACGAACGTGTGGCTCTGCATCCTGGCTGCCTACTTCTTCACCAGCTTTCTCATGTGGATCTTCGATCGCTGGAGTCCATATAGTTACCAGAACAATCGGGAGAAGTACAAGGACGACGAGGAGAAGCGGGAGTTCAATCTCAAGGAATGCCTCTGGTTCTGCATGACCTCTTTGACGCCTCAAGGTGGTGGCGAAGCTCCTAAGAATCTTTCGGGACGTCTGGTGGCCGCCACTTGGTGGTTGTTTGG CTTCATCATTATTGCCTCCTACACGGCCAATTTGGCCGCCTTTTTGACCGTCTCCCGTTTGGATACTCCCGTTGAAAGTCTGGATGATTTGGCCAAGCAGTACAAGATCTTATATGCTCCCTTGAATGGTTCCTCGGCCATGACGTATTTCGAGCGCATGGCCAACATAGAGCAGATGTTCTACGAGATTTGGAAGGATCTGTCCCTGAATGACTCACTGACTCCTCTGGAGCGCTCCAAGCTGGCTGTTTGGGACTATCCGGTGAGCGATAAGTACACCAAGATGTGGCAGGCCATGCAGGAGGCATCTCTGCCAGCCACGCTCGATGAGGCGGTGGCCCGGGTGCGGAACTCCACGGCAGCCACGGGATTCGCCTTCCTGGGCGATGCCACCGACATACGCTACCTGCAGTTGACCAACTGCGATCTCCAGGTGGTGGGTGAGGAGTTCTCCAGGAAGCCCTATGCCATTGCCGTACAGCAGGGTTCGCATCTCAAGGATCAGTTCAATAATGC AATCCTGACCCTGCTCAACAAACGACAGCTGGAGAAGCTCAAGGAGAAGTGGTGGAAGAACGACGAGGCGCAGGCCAAGTGCGAGAAGCCGGAGGATCAATCGGATGGCATATCCATCCAGAACATAGGCGGCGTCTTCATTGTGATCTTTGTGGGCATTGGCATGGCCTGCATCACGCTGGTCTTCGAGTACTGGTGGTATAGGTACCGCAAGAATCCCCGCATCATTGACGTGGCCGAGGCCACTGGGGAGCGATCGGATGTCAAGGATCACCCGGGCAAAATGGCCGATGGCGTTATCCTTGGCCACACGGGCGAGAAGTTCGAGAAATCAAATGCTGCACTGCGTCCGCGCTTCAACCAGTATCCGGCCACCTTCAAGCCACGTTTCTAG
- the LOC108027844 gene encoding protein farnesyltransferase/geranylgeranyltransferase type-1 subunit alpha translates to MGDSSDEEYLGNDWVPYSERSDWKDVEPLAQDDGPNPVVSIAYSQKFREVFDYMRAVIARGEKSQRALDLTTDALRLNPANYTVWQYRRDILRELKADLNAELDYLSEVIGQNSKNYQVWHHRRVIVEMLNDPSNELELTENALVNDGDAKNYHAWQHRQWAIRSFKLYDDELNFVDRLICEDQRNNSAWNQRFFVIKHLGFTPDLIQRELSYTMNRIRIIKNNESAWNYLVGVMRQGDSGKAQLNSYPEVVAFVEELYQAGNRSPYLLAFLIDLYQEQALQLKAGDTDQLARKVYSLCEDMASKHDVIRRKYWQYVANHLKNQLSKAQEEEQ, encoded by the exons ATGGGGGACAGTTCGGATGAGGAATACCTGGGCAACGATTGGGTGCCCTACAGCGAACGCTCCGACTGGAAGGATGTGGAGCCCCTCGCCCAGGACGACGGCCCCAACCCGGTGGTGTCCATTGCCTACAGCCAAAAGT TTCGCGAGGTTTTCGACTACATGCGGGCCGTGATTGCGCGCGGCGAGAAGAGCCAGCGCGCTCTGGACCTCACCACGGATGCACTGCGTCTGAATCCGGCCAACTATACGGTTTGGCAGTACAGACGCGACATCCTGCGCGAACTGAAGGCCGACCTGAACGCGGAACTGGACTATCTGAGCGAGGTCATCGGCCAGAACTCGAAGAACTACCAGGTGTGGCACCACCGGCGCGTCATCGTCGAGATGCTCAACGATCCCAGCAACGAGCTGGAGCTCACGGAGAACGCCCTGGTCAACGATGGCGACGCCAAGAACTACCACGCCTGGCAGCACCGCCAGTGGGCCATACGCAGTTTCAA ACTCTACGACGACGAGCTGAACTTTGTGGATCGCCTGATTTGCGAGGACCAGCGCAACAACTCGGCCTGGAACCAGCGCTTCTTCGTGATCAAGCACTTGGGCTTCACACCGGATCTGATTCAGCGGGAGCTGTCGTACACGATGAATCGCATTCGCATTATCAAGAACAACGAGAGTGCCTGGAACTACCTGGTGGGTGTGATGCGACAGGGCGACAGTGGCAAGGCACAGCTCAACAGCTACCCAGAGGTGGTGGCCTTCGTGGAGGAGCTCTACCAGGCCGGCAACCGATCGCCCTACCTGCTGGCCTTCCTCATCGACCTGTACCAGGAGCAGGCCCTCCAACTGAAGGCTGGGGATACCGACCAGCTGGCCCGTAAGGTCTACAGCCTGTGCGAGGACATGGCCAGCAAGCACGATGTGATCCGTCGAAAGTACTGGCAGTATGTGGCCAACCATCTGAAGAACCAGCTGAGCAAGGctcaggaggaggagcagtaG